The following proteins are co-located in the Macaca thibetana thibetana isolate TM-01 chromosome 6, ASM2454274v1, whole genome shotgun sequence genome:
- the LOC126957537 gene encoding cytochrome c oxidase assembly factor 3 homolog, mitochondrial-like — translation MAASGAGDPLDAKRGEAPFAQLIDPTREKQTPEQLHSMPRTQLAQWQEVLQRRQTRNIVTCLGIGALVLAIYGYTFYSISQERFLDELEDEAKVARA, via the coding sequence ATGGCGGCTTCGGGAGCTGGTGACCCTCTGGATGCTAAGCGTGGAGAGGCCCCGTTCGCTCAGCTTATCGACCCGACTCGGGAGAAGCAGACACCCGAGCAACTGCATTCCATGCCGCGGACGCAGCTTGCCCAGTGGCAGGAGGTCCTACAGCGGCGGCAGACCCGGAACATCGTGACCTGCCTAGGCATCGGGGCCCTGGTGTTAGCTATTTATGGTTACACCTTCTACTCGATTTCCCAGGAGCGTTTCCTAGATGAGCTAGAAGACGAGGCCAAAGTTGCCCGAGCCTGA